The DNA sequence GACGCGGGCAGCCGCTTCGTCGTGCTCGGCCTGGGCGGCAGCGCCACCAACGACGGCGGCATGGGCATCCTCGCCGCGCTGGGGGCGCGCTTTCTCGACGCCGCCGGCGGCGAGCTGCCGCCCTGCGGCGAATCGCTGGAAAAGGTCGAACGCATCGACCTGTCGCGCCTCGATCCGCGTCTTGCGGAAACAGAGCTGATGCTCGCCTGCGACGTGCGGAATCCGCTTTGCGGCGCCAGCGGCGCCGCGGCTGTCTACGGACCGCAGAAGGGCGCTACCGCGGAGATCGTCCAACGTCTCGACGCGGGGCTGCGCCGTTTCGCCGCCGCGGTCGAACGCACCACGGGACGCGACGTGCTTGATCTGCCCGGCGGCGGCGCGGCCGGCGGCGCTGGGGCCGGACTGACCGGGCTGCTCGGCGCCAGGCTGGCCAGGGGCGTCGACCTGCTGGCCCAAGTCGTCCGTCTCGACAGCGAGATCAAGCGCGCCGACGTGATCTTCACCGGCGAGGGACGCATCGACCACCAGACGGCGCAGGGCAAGGTGATCTCCGGCCTGGCGGCGCGGGCGCGCGCCGCCGGCGTGCCGCTGGTCGCGCTGGTGGGCTGCGTGCGCGGCCACGTGGGGCCGCTGATGAGCATGGGACTGACGGCGGTCTTTCCGATCACGTCCGGCCCCTGCACCACGTCGCAGTCGTTCCAGCGTTCGCGCGAGGATCTGGAGCGCACGGCCTCGCAGGTGATCCGCGTCATCCGCGGCACGCTGCGCCGCCAGTCCAGCCGCCGCCCCGCGGGGCAGGCAAAGCGCGCCCAGGAAAACGGAGATGGCATCAGCCGCGAAAGCTCACTCCCCCAAACGCGCTTTACGGCCCCATGACCGATTCCATCCGCAATTCCCTGAAAAGAGATGACCGCAGTGATCTCAACCCGAGCGAAAAACATCGTCCCTTCGGCCACGATCAGGCTTTCGTCCCGCGTGGAGAAAGTGGTGCGCAGGGCGTCGACGTGACCGCGCTCGCATCGGCGAGCCGGACTTTCCGCCGCCGGAAAACGTCTGTGCCGCCGCGGCCGTGGAGGCACGAAGAAAATCGAAAGATGCGAATCCTGATTTTCGACGAGAAAGCATCGTTGAAAATGCCCGAGCTTCAGGGCGCGATTTCGTGCAGTTTCCGGCGCGCCGTTGGCGCGATAAAAGGGCCAGAAAAACTGCGCCCTTCTTATCGAAAATTTATACTAAAAAACTCATTCATATTTCATGGCCGGGACGTTCGAGAGTCTCGCAAAAGAGAGCGGCCGCAGTTTTTTTGACTGCGGCCGCTCTCTTTTGCGAAGCGACTCTTCGTCTTTTTTGCTTTTCTCCGTGTCTTCGCGTCTCCGTGGTGGCCTTTGTTCAAGCCCCGCCCAAAAAGTCCTGCGCGAACTGAACGGTCAGCGCCGCGCTGAGTGCCAGGCAGTCTTCGTCGGCGTCGAACCGGTCGCTGTGCTGCGGCGCGCCGCAGCCCTTGTCGGGATTGGCGCAGCCTACGAAGGCCAATACTTCGGGACAGATCTCGCGATAGCGCGCGAACGTCTCGGAAGCCATCCACGGCTCGCCGGCGATCACGTCGGCGCCGATTTTTTCCGCCGCCGCGCGGGCGAGCGCCGCCAGCGCCGCGTCGTTGACCGAGGGAGGGCACCAGTTGCGCCAATGCACTTCGGCCGTGCAGCCGTCGGCCGCAGCGATTCCGGCCGCCGTTTGTTCGAGCAGCGCGTGCAGGTCGCGCCCCACCCGCTCGCTGAAAAAGCGCAGGCTGCCCTCCATGCGGCATTCGTCGGGAATGCGGTTCCACGTCGAGCCACCGTGAAAGTTGCACACCGTCAGCACGGCCGCCTCGCGGGCGTTGACGCGGCGCGAGATGATCGAATTGGCGCCGCAGAGGATCTGCGCGGCGCAGTTGATCGGATCGAGGCCGAGGTGCGGCATGGCGCCGTGCGCGCTCTTGCCCCGCACCTTGACGGCGAAGGTCTCGCAGCCGGCCGTGCAGGAGCCGTCGATCACGACTGCCGTCCCGCAGGGGAAAGCCGCCTGCACGTGAACGCCGAAAATCGCGTCGATCGGCTTCAGTTCCGCCAGCAGGGCGCGCGCGTCGTCGCCCAGGCCCATCTCCTCGCCGGACTCGAAACAGAATATCAGCCGCCCCCGCAGCCGCTCCTTGGCGGCGCTCAATCGTCGCGCCGCCGCCAGCATGCCCGCGGTGTGGAAGTCGTGCCCGCACATGTGCGCCGCGCCGTCGATTTCGGAGACGACCGCTTTGGGCCCGTTCAGGTTGCAGGCGTTCTCCTGCAGCGGCAGCGCGTCCATGTCGGCGCGCAGCGCCAGCGTCCTGCCCGGACGTCCCGTGTCGAGCACGCCCAGCAGGCTGTTGCCTTTTTCGGGCGCGCGGATCACCTTCAGCCTCAGACGCTCCAGTTCGGCGGCGACGAGGGCCGCCGTGCGCGTTTCCCGGCCGCTCAGCTCGGGATGGCGGTGCAGGTCGCGCCGCAGCGCCGCGATTTCGTCTTCTATCGGGATACGGTTCATTGCAAGTCACCTTCCTGTCGATGCGGCGGGAAGACCGCCCTTTTTCTCGATGGTACCCCCGTCGGCGCGGCGACGAAAAGGGATTGTCCACAGGGACTTAT is a window from the Pyramidobacter porci genome containing:
- a CDS encoding M20 metallopeptidase family protein; translated protein: MNRIPIEDEIAALRRDLHRHPELSGRETRTAALVAAELERLRLKVIRAPEKGNSLLGVLDTGRPGRTLALRADMDALPLQENACNLNGPKAVVSEIDGAAHMCGHDFHTAGMLAAARRLSAAKERLRGRLIFCFESGEEMGLGDDARALLAELKPIDAIFGVHVQAAFPCGTAVVIDGSCTAGCETFAVKVRGKSAHGAMPHLGLDPINCAAQILCGANSIISRRVNAREAAVLTVCNFHGGSTWNRIPDECRMEGSLRFFSERVGRDLHALLEQTAAGIAAADGCTAEVHWRNWCPPSVNDAALAALARAAAEKIGADVIAGEPWMASETFARYREICPEVLAFVGCANPDKGCGAPQHSDRFDADEDCLALSAALTVQFAQDFLGGA
- a CDS encoding glycerate kinase family protein, yielding MRVLIAMDSFKGNISGLEASEAVARGVRRGCPWAELKILPIADGGEGTVEAFVRTMHGRTVHGLFTGPLGRPVEAAWGLLPDRGAVVEIAAASGLPLIPFGRRNPLHTTSLGTGEQIRAALDAGSRFVVLGLGGSATNDGGMGILAALGARFLDAAGGELPPCGESLEKVERIDLSRLDPRLAETELMLACDVRNPLCGASGAAAVYGPQKGATAEIVQRLDAGLRRFAAAVERTTGRDVLDLPGGGAAGGAGAGLTGLLGARLARGVDLLAQVVRLDSEIKRADVIFTGEGRIDHQTAQGKVISGLAARARAAGVPLVALVGCVRGHVGPLMSMGLTAVFPITSGPCTTSQSFQRSREDLERTASQVIRVIRGTLRRQSSRRPAGQAKRAQENGDGISRESSLPQTRFTAP